Below is a window of Mycoplasma sp. 2045 DNA.
CAGCTACAATTAAAGCCAAAATTAATCAAGTTAATACACAAGCAAATCTTTTTAGAAAAGAACCAACTTTGGCAAGATCTGATGAATTTCCTGTTCTAGGACTTTATTTATATATTTATGGTATAAATCCAAGAGAATGAAACTATGTTACTGAAGTTAGTGATTTAATAAATGAATATGTAAATACAAATATTGAAAGTTCAAAATCAACAGAGTTAATCAATAACATTGCAAATAACCTTTATGTTGTTTCTAAATTTTTAAATAATCAAGAGAACATTGATACAGTTTTTGCTAATAATCCTGAAAACAAAGCTCAATTTGATCGAATTAATGAAGAAATTAAGCAAAAGAAATATTCACACAAAATTCTTAAAGACTTACAAAAGAAAGATGAACAAGAAAAATTTAATGAATACAACAATATGTTGTTAAAACAAGCTAATATATATTCAGCTTCATTAATTAATAATCCAAAAGAGGCTGAATATGCACCTATGATTGAAAAGATTAAATTCATTCTGAACTACAACTTAAATATGATTGCAGTTGTAAATTATTCAATTAATGATATTGTTAGAAAAATTTATTCTTCATTCTACAAGACATATGAATTCAATGAGTTGTTAGATGGTGAACATACAAATATGATCAAGGATAACATCATCAAAAAACCTTTAGATACATATAGGGAAATGAGTGTTCAATTATCTAAAGTTTCACTTAAGGAGATTGATTTAACTCCATACTATGATGGTAGAATCGATTTTGAAACTAATGAATATGTTCATCAAATAGATAATTACTTAGATAACAAAATCAATGAATTAGTTGCAAAAAGAAAAGAAGAGGAACGTAAAAAGCAACAAGCTACAAACTCATCTTCAAACGAAATAACTGCTCCATCAAATTAATAATAATTCAAATTCCTGCACAATTTTATTGCGCAGGTTTTTTATTAAAAATTAAAAAATACCACCTTTAAACTAGGACACGAAAATTGGACAAAAGTTTAATTTGTCATAACACTCAAGATTCTTGAGGTGTTTTTCAATTCAGTACAGATTGAATTCTTTCAGTGTTATATCAAAATATAAAATTATTAATTAAATTTTTAAGTTCTTTAAATGTAATTTTTGATATGTCTATTAATTTTAAACATTCAGATTTCAAAATTGAAAAGAAATATTCAGCTTCCCTATTATCCAAAGAATTTCCGACCCTTCCCATTGAAACCATTCCATTGTTCTTTTGAATTGTTTCTACATAATTTTTTGAAGAATATTGAAATCCATGATCAGAATGTGCAATTCATTTTTGATTTAATTTTATTTTTGACATATGTTGTATAACCAGTTCAAGATCATTTCTTGTTGAAAGATTGTAATTAACAATATATTTACTTTTATGATCAATGGCAACTGACAAGAAAACAAAATTGTTTTCACAATCTTTTGGGGCTTGTATATATGTTACATCTGTTGCAATAATTTGATTTTTTTGACCTTTGTAATCTCGATTTACTAAATCAATAAATTTTACATTTGTATTTTTTTGTTCTCTGTCCTTTTTCTTTTTTCTAATTAAACAAAACAAATTTAATCTATTCATTATTCTACCAATAGTTCTATAATTAAGCGCTATTTGATATTCTCTTTTTATATAATTTTCAAGTCTTTTTCTTCCAAATAAACATTTATTTTGTTTAAATGATTTAATTACTAATTCATCATATTTATTATTAAATTTTAGATTTTTATTTTGTTTATTTTTTGTTTTTAAATTATGAATGGTTGATTTAGACTTGTTAAATGAAAGACCCAATCTTCTTACAGAAATTGAAGACTTTTTTATCTTAGAAATATCAACTTCAATTCCATTTTTATCAAAAGAATCTTTGTAAATTTCCAAAAGTTCTATTAATTGTT
It encodes the following:
- a CDS encoding IS3 family transposase; translated protein: MRQLKQHEWLELFSIYHDYKKGLIAKNDFENKFLSIRGISFFDKKFIEVKRYFIRNYKRYNLGMTNLESQTGKSSKKGKGVGRSKKKNITPIEIVKKEWEKMPKEQLIELLEIYKDSFDKNGIEVDISKIKKSSISVRRLGLSFNKSKSTIHNLKTKNKQNKNLKFNNKYDELVIKSFKQNKCLFGRKRLENYIKREYQIALNYRTIGRIMNRLNLFCLIRKKKKDREQKNTNVKFIDLVNRDYKGQKNQIIATDVTYIQAPKDCENNFVFLSVAIDHKSKYIVNYNLSTRNDLELVIQHMSKIKLNQKWIAHSDHGFQYSSKNYVETIQKNNGMVSMGRVGNSLDNREAEYFFSILKSECLKLIDISKITFKELKNLINNFIFWYNTERIQSVLNWKTPQESWVLWQIKLLSNFRVLV